The segment GGTACCTTTATTGTTTACATACAATAATTCACTGTCATTCAATACCGTTGATGAAATTGGCTCGGGATTTGAGTCGGTAAAAGGATTGCGTGCAATTGAAGACGGCTTCGGCAAAGGGGATTCACTGCCCGTCGAAGTTATCGTTAAGTCAAATGAAAATTTAACTGCAGAATCTGTCGTGCCTTATTTTGAAAAAATTAGCCAGGAAATCGAGAAAATTGACGGCGTAGCAGGAGTTCGCTCCATTACCCGCCCTACAGGTGAAGTAATTGAAGACCTTTATGCAGACAGACAATTGGGTCTGTTGTCAGCTGGATTGACTGAAGCAGGTACCGGCCTGGGCGAAGTGCAGGCCGGGCTGAATGACATCCAGACCAATCTGACGGGAATCAGTGAACAAACCAGTGGTGCAAACGGCATTGGTGAAGCTGCTGCGGGACTTGAGCAATTAAATGGCCAGTTGGGCCTTGTGACGCAAGGGCTGCAGCAAACGGGAAATGTGCAGCAGACGGTAGGTGCTTTGCCGCAAATCAGCGGTGGACTGACTGAAATTCAGCAAGGATTGGCTGGAGCAGCAGGGCAAACCGGGGAACTGGGTGCAGGGTTAATGCAGCTGTCTGATGGCGTTGGCGCTTCGAATGCAGGACTTGTGGAAATCCAGAACGGCCTAGCCGAAGCAGCAGGCATGATGCAAAAAATGAGCGACAGCAAAACCGTTCGCGATACCGGACTGTTTATTCCGGAAGGCACGCTTGCAAGTGAAGAATTTGCGCAAGTACTGGACCGCTATGCTTTTGCGGAAGGCACCGGCATGAAAATGGAAGTCATCTTGTCGGACGACCCTTATTCTCCAAACGCAATTGTTACAACTGCAAAAATCAAAGCAGCAGTCGAACGCACAATAGCAGATACACCGCTTGAAGAAACGGAAATCGCATTCGGCGGCATTGCTAGCATCAACAGCGATTTACAGGAAGTTTCTTCTAGTGATTTCACGAAAACTGTTACCATTATGCTGATCAGTTTGTTCGTGATTCTATCAATACTTTTCCGCTCATTGATCATGCCGCTATATATGATTGGATCTTTGCTGTTAACTTATTACACATCGATTTCGATTGCGGAATTGATTTTCGTCAATGGCCTTGGCTATGACGGCATCAGCTGGGCTGTGCCATTCTTCGGTTTTGTCATGCTGGTAGCGCTCGGTGTCGATTACTCGATTTTCCTTCTCGACCGCTTCCGCGAAGAATCGGCAAATGGCGGCACTGTCCGCGATGCGATGAGAACGTCCATGGCGAAAATGGGTACGGTCATCATTACAGCAGCCATTATTCTGGCAGGTACATTCGGTGCAATGATGCCCTCTGGCGTCCTCAGTTTGGTTCAGATTGCGACGATTGTTATTACTGGCCTCTTGCTTTACGGCTTGATTGTCTTGCCTCTATTGATCCCGGCAATCTCAGTTTCATTTGACCGCGGAGTCTGGTGGCCATTCGGCAATAAAAAACATTCATAAGTGACGGAAAAGCTGCCTCGGTGCAGCTTTTTTCTGTTTAATGTAGGATTGCTTGATGCCATGTTATACTAGGCTAAGAATCAACAATAATGAAACGGGGTAACTAACGTGCTTACATTTGAACAAAAACTAGAAATAATTGAATCGTTTCCGGAACTGACACGTAAAGATGTGTCAATGAAACGTGTGAACTTCCATTACGAAGAAAGCCTGTATGACAAAAAAATCGTTGTCTATCACCTTCACCCGAACGGCAATGGATTTGTGTATGTAGGCAACTTGCCGCACTATGAAGCGGATGCGAAAGGCTTCGTCAATATCCGTGATTTCTCCGACAAGGAGCTTCGCAGCATTGTCGCAGATGCCTTGGATTACTTGTCTTTAGAGCCTGAACCTCCGTATGACAAAACGTGGACGAACCGCGATAACGAAAAACTGGACCTTGTCTATGAAGAGCCTTTCTGGAACATCTATACGGGCAAAAACCTGGAAGAAAGCTTCGGCACATTTAGTGACGCAGAAGATTATCTGATTGACCAAGGCTTTAAAGAACCGAAGTGATGGATATTCGGCAACTGGAAAAAGACGAAGATTTGCCGATAGAGCTACTGCTTGAAGCGGATCCTTCTGAAAAGTTGGTGCGTAAATACGTGTCAAAAGGGATATCTTTTATCGCAGAGAAAGATTTTCGTCTGATTGGGATTTACGTGTTATTGCCGATCTCTAATACCAAAGTGGAAATAAAGAATATTGCCGTTGCAGCGTCTGAAAGAGGCAAAGGCTGCGGCAAAAAACTGGTGCAGCATGCGTTGGCGGAAGCGCAGCGGCTTGGTTTTGAAACGGTCGAAATCGGCACGGGAAACTCGAGTTTTGATCAGTTGGCACTCTATCAAAAATGCGGTTTCCGAATGACCTCGATTGATCGGGGCTTTTTTACCCGCCATTATCTTGAGCCGATTATCGAAAATGGCATCTTGTGCCAAGACATGGTGCGCCTTGAATACAAAATAAGATGAAACCCTTCAATTTTGAAGGGTTTTTCTTTTCGAAGTAAATTAAATTACTCTAGAAAGAAAAATAATATTGCTTTTAAAAGTAAAATGAATTACGATTAAAAGTAATTAGGGAGGAGGAATGAAATGGACGATATAAGATTGAATGTCGCATTACTGAGAAAGCGGGTGCCGAATTTAACGACCGCTGCTAAAGAAGCAGGCATTCGGCCGGCGACAGTTTCCAATTTATGCACCGGCAAAATCGATTTGGGGAAAGCGGAAGTGAAAACTTTGGTTGGTCTGGCTAAACTGGCAAAGTGTACAGTGGATGAACTCATTATCCGGGGGGAGAAGATGGCAATGATCGAAACTAAGATTAAAGCATTGGATTTTTTCGCACCATTAGTAAAGTACGGCACAACCGGCATTGTTGCACGTCCAGGGATGGGGCAGCTGGTGATTATAGCTGAATTGCTTCATCGTTTTAAAGAACAGGAAGTAAAAACAGTTTATCTGATTCCGGAAAACGATCATCCGGAACTGGAGGGAATAGTTGAACTGGCAGACCACATGACTCGCTCTGTTGCAGAAACTTTGGAATGGTTAAGGGAATATGGTGACAAAACGGTGCTGGTTACGGAAAAAGGAAGAGTAGATTCAGGGGAGCTGTTCGAATTGCAGGAAGCGCTCGGCGGCAAACAAGTCACGACGCTGCTGGTGGATTTGTCCGGCGAAGTAGTGGATGACGATTTTCCGTTTGGCCCGCTTGAAACCGTTTGGCAGTTGGATGCAGACTTAGCTGCGCGCCATCAGTATCCGGCTTTGAGTCCGCTTCATTCCACGTCTTCTTTGTTGGAAGAAGCCGGTTTGGATGAACGCCATTTTCTGCTTCGCCAACGTGCGCAAAAAACGCTTCGCCGCTACCGGGAGCTTCGGTCCATCGTCAATGCTCACGGAATGGAGCGCGTGCCGCAAGTGGAAATCGAAACGTATCGCCGTGGAGAACGGCTGGAAGCATATTTTACCCAACCTCTGTTTGTAGCTGAAGAGCTTACCGGCCAAGCAGGCGCAGCCGTTTCTCTGGCAGAAACTTTGAACGATGTGGAAGCCATTCTAAATGGCCAGACAGATGCAAAGGAATTGAAAGAATTGCAATTTATTGGAACATTGTAAGGAGCCTTGTGCTCCTTTTTTTATTGGTTTTATATGTGCATTAGCAACTGCAAATTAATGAAATTCAATCTGGACTAAATTTAAAAGAGGAAAAAAAGGAAAGATTTCGGTATGCTAAAAGCAAGAGGTGATCACATGTTCAAAAAAGTGACCTTATATACAAATCGGCTAAAGGAAATGAAAGGGTTTTATGAGTATCAAATGGGTTTTCGGATCGTAGAAGAAGACGATACCAGCTTTACGCTGGCTGTCGGTGATTCTCAATTGGTCTTTCAAGCATCAGAACGGCCAGCGATTTACCATTTTGCATTTAATATTCCAGGCAACCAGTTTACACTGGCGAAAGGCTGGGCAAGTTCGCGTGTCACACTGAACCGCCAGGAAGGCATGGACGAAGTCTATTATGCAAATTTCAACGCGGATGCTTTTTATTTCCAGGATCCTGCTGGCAACGTGGTCGAGTTTATCGCCCGGCGCCATATCGACCGTATGGGCAATTTTACTGTTGATTCCCTGCTCAATATCAGTGAAGTGAGTATTACAACGAAACATGTGAAAGAAGTAGGAGAACAAATCGAAGCCATGGACATTCCAGTGCGGGGCAATAAAGGAATCGAACCACATGCATTGAATTTTCTAGGCCAAGGAGATGCATTTATCTTACTGGTAGCTCCGAAACGGACGTGGTACTTCTCGAAGCAAAAGAGCGAAGTCCATCCTTTATCGATTGAGCTGATGGATGGACGGCAGATTGGCATCACAGAAGAAGGAGATTTTCAGGAAGTCCAACCGACTAATCCGATTTCTGAAGGCTTGGAAAATATGGACTTTTCAGGAGTTGCCTTGCTGAAAAAAGAAGATGTTTGGTCAACTGCCAAGGGATGGGCAGACCGTTCAAATGAGCGGCCGAATGCACTGGACACCCGATTCGGGATTGCATCTGGCTGCAAAATTTTCACAGCAGTGGTCATCTGTCAATTAGTTGAAGAAGGAAAACTGGCGTTTGAAAATCGTTTATCGCAGCTATTGCCGGATTTCTTCCCGGATTTTGATGTTACTGTCCATCAATTGCTGACGCATACTTCTGGAATACCGGATTATTTTGACGAAGAAACGATGGAGAATTTTGAAGAGCTCTGGGTAAAGAAGCCAATGTATTTAATGAAGTCCGGAGCGGATTTTGTGCCGTTGTTTAAAGATGAACCGATGAAATTTGCGCCCGGGGAAAAATTCCAATACAACAATGCCGGGTTTATTGCTCTTGGGCTTATTGCAGAGAAAGTAGCGGGCCAGGCATTTATCAATATGGCAGAAGAGAGAATTTTTGCACGGGCGGGGATGGAGAAGTCAGGGTTTTTCAGCCTTGACCACTTGCCTAAGGGAGTAGCTTACGGCTATATTGATGAAGGAGATTCATGGCGCACCAACCAATATGCCATCCCGATCCAAGGCGGTGCAGATGGCGGGGCATTTGTGACGGCCAGTGATATGACCGCTTTTTGGGAACGGCTGATGGATTATACATTGCTTTCTGAAGAAATGACCAAAAAAATGCTGGCGCCCCATGTCTCGGCGGGACAAAACGATTATGGCTACGGCGTCTGGATTATGCAGAAAGCGGATTTTGTCTGGAAATATCATATCACGGGATACGACCCGGGTGTCAGTTTCCATTCCGGTTTTTATCCGCAAGATGGAACAATCCTGACGGTTCTGTCCAATAAAAGCGAAGGGGCTTTTGAAGCATTGAAGTTAATCGAAGGAACTTTTAAGAAGGGGTGAGGGCATGAGTGGGCGAAATTTGGCAATCATAATAGTAGTCGGCACCCTTGTAGTATGCGCGTTGATTTTTTTCGGCTTTCAGCTGTACTTCGACATGAACCCGACTCAATAAATGAAAGAAAACAGGCCGCGGAAAATCTGCAGCCTGTTTTCTTTTGATTAAGAGCAAGATTCAATTAAATTAGAAGTTTATGCATGCTTAATGAAAGCAGATCACAGGCAATAAAATCCGTAACGTAGGTTAGTCTAGTTGAGGCAAGGATAAAAAAGCACAAAAAATGAGCTCCCCGTGAGGAGAGCCCATAAGATAGTTAGGTTAGATTAAGCTTTTTGAACGTTAGTAGCTTGAAGACCGCGTTGGCCTTGCTCGATGTCAAAAGTAACTTCTTGACCTTCGTCTAAAGATTTGAATCCTTCGCTTTGGATAGCTGAGAAGTGTACGAATACGTCGTCTCCGCCTTCGCGCTCGATGAAGCCGAATCCTTTTTCTGAGTTAAACCATTTTACTTTACCTTGTTCCATGTGTGTTTCCTCCTCGTATGCAATTGCATACATTGTATTACTATCCTTGCTCAAATCTTGCAGATGAACATCTGACACTTTATACAAAGTTATCCGAACAAAAATAATTCTTCCTTAGAATAACATGAGGTTACAGAAATTGCAAGCCCAATCTTAAAATTAACTAATCTATCTTCAGAAACCGTTTATATATATACTATAAGAATCGCATGGGAATGGGAGTGGAGGGCTTTGAAAAAAATTATGGTGACAGGGGTATCTGCCGGGGCAGGGAAGTCGACTTTTGCTGCTGAGCTTGGGGAAAAGCTGGGCCTGCCAGTGCATCATCTTGATTCGATTTACTGGAAACCAGGATGGATAGAAGCGGAACCGGCAGAATTCAGAGCGGCGCAAGAAAAAGTTACGGCAGGGGAAAGCTGGATTATTGAAGGGAATTACAGCGACAGCTTTGATATCCGTTTTGCAAAAGCGGATACATTTATTTACTTGGAGCTGCCTTTAAGGGTTTGCTTGTACCGGGTATTAAAACGCTGGCTGACAAATATCGGCAATACACGGCCGGATATGGCGGAAGGCTGTCCTGAAAAAATGGATTTGGAATTTCTGAAGTTCATCGTTACTACATATGCAGCACGCAAAGTGAAAATGCGGGAGCGAATGAGGAAATTTCAGGAAGTACGACCGGAAAATCAAATAATCTTTTTAGGAAATAAAAAACAGATTAATGGATTTTTGAAAAGCATTGCCCATTAATAGAAAACGATGAATAATTTTAAAAACTGCAACATCTTCAGGAACTGAAGTGGTATTCTAGAGCTATAAAAATTATACGACTAGGAGAATAAACGATGAAGTTCTTGTACGAAGGAACCGTCACAAACCAAGCGCTTCGGAAAACGGAGTCTATGTATATGAAACGGCTGTTCTTAGAGGACTTGCCTATTATTGAACAAGTGCAAAAAGAAGTCATTGAATCGCTTCCAGAGAAAGCGGCGCTTCAACCATTATCAACTGAAGAATTTCTATTCATTTTGAATGAGCGTGGACTTCTTATTGGGGCATTCGTGGAGGATCAGCTGATTGGATTCCGGGCTCTTCTCATTCCGGAAATTGACGATGAACATTTGGGGTTGGACCTTGGCCTTCCGGAAGAAGAACTGCCGAATGTCATTTATCAGGAAATTTCTGTCGTGCTGCCGGAATACAGAGGCAATCGGCTGCAGCAGAAACTGGCTGAAGTGATTATGAAAGAACTGCCGAATCTGGAACAGCAGTTCCGCTATGTATGCTGCACCGTAGCGCCTATGAACATTCCCAGTTTAAAAGACAAATTTCTTCAGCAAATGCATATTGGAGCGTTAAAAGAAAAATACAATGGCATGGACCGCTATATTTTGGTGAAAGATTTGGAGCATCCAACTATCCGGTATGAAAATCATATAACCGTAAAACTGGATGATTTAGAAAAGCAGCGCCAACTTCTGGACCATGGCTATGTCGGCATTGGCTTTCAGTTAGTCAAAGGTTTCCATGAAATTGAATTTGTAAAACCTGTTCTTTAAAAAGAACAGGTTTTTCAGGCTGTCGAGAAACTCTCGGCAGCCTTTTCTCATTTCGCTCCAGGACGGACGCTTTTCGCGGGGGGCGGCCCTAAGCCTCCTCGCTCGCTGGCGAAAATCGTGTGCTCCTGCATCGCTGCGCTAGCTTCGTCGCAAATGAACGGGGCAAATTACTTTGCCCCATTCATTCCCTGCGGGGTCTCAGGACTCGCCCTATTCCCGCAGAAGTCGCCGCCCTCCGCTGCATTCAACTTTATTTTGTCACCTTTTGTGATTCTCTAAAAGAGTGATCTTTTGAGAAAGCTCTCTATTCTTTGTTCCTGCTCTTCAGATATGGAGTCAAACAGCGAAGGAAAACATACTGCTCCTGCGCAAGCTCGTCGCAAAGACTTAGCCTCGCAGGCTTCGGCTAATGTCTTGCCTGCGGGAAAGCGAGACAGCCGAGACCCTGCAACGCCCTTTCATGTTTCGAAGCTAGCGAAGCGATGCAGAAACAGGAGCGTAAGCGACGAAGCGGCTTGGCGCTCGCCCGCGGCTGAAAACCTATGCTCCTGCAGCGCTATGCGCTTCGTCGCAAAGACTTGGCCTCACAATCTTCGGCCAATGTCTTCGCAGCTGGTTGGCGGAATATCGGTAAGGGGAGGTCACTAATACAAATTTCAACTTTCTCAACAAGCTGCAAAACCTGTTCTTTAAAAAGAATAGGTTTTTTTATATTCCTAAAGAATTCTGAAACTTTTGTGGATTTATGCCGTATATTAAGTAGAATGATAAAGAATGGACGGGATGGGAGGTTTTGGAATGGAGTTGTTCGGTTTATCCATGGAGCAGCTGTATATGTATACTCTTCTTTTCGCAGGTGCATTGACCTTGCTTTACGTCTTTTTCGGCGATATTGCGGATGCAGGGGATGGGCTTCCTTTTTTTAACCCGACGATCATTCTGGCATTCATCACTTTGCTGGCTGCGGCCGGTTATTTGCTCGAAGTGACGACGAAATTGGATAGTTTTGCGATATTGGGAATCGCTGCGGTTGTGGCACTGTTGCTTGATATTTTGTTATATTTCTTTATTTTACTGCCATTGTCATCCGCAGAATCTTCGATTGCCTATACGGACGAATCGCTGCTGGGCCAAGTGGCGAAAGTGATTATTCCGATTCCAGTCGACGGCTACGGGGAAGTCATTATTGAAACTTACGGAGGAATCATTTCAAAACGGGCAACAGGGTTCGACAATGAAGCAATTGGCCAAGATCGGCAAGTATTGATCATTGAAGTAAAAGACGGCACGTTGTATGTCAGGGATTATGAACCGCTATTTAGCAAAAGTAAATGACAATGAGGAGGGGTTAGGATGGAAATGACTTGGATTGCATTAGGGATTGCTGCATTTGTTGTATTAGCAATAATTGGGGTCTACATTACTAAGTATAAGACCGTAGGGCCAGATGAGGCATTGATTGTGACGGGAAGTTATTTGGGCACCAAAAATGTTCACACGGATGATTCAGGAAACCGGATAAAAATCATTCGCGGCGGAGGGACTTTCTTGCTGCCGATATTTCAGCAAGCGGCGCCGCTGAGTTTGTTGTCGAGCAAGTTGGAAGTAACAACTCCGGAAGTTTATACGGAACAAGGTGTCCCGGTTATGGCAGATGGAACGGCCATCATCAAGATTGGCGGCTCTATTTCAGAAATTGCCACTGCTGCAGAGCAGTTTTTGGGCAAATCAAAAGAAGACCGGGAAAACGAAGCGAAAGAAGTGCTCGAAGGCCATTTGCGCTCGATTCTGGGATCCATGACAGTAGAAGAAATTTATAAGAACCGTGATAAGTTCTCCCAAGAAGTCCAGCGTGTCGCTTCACATGACTTGGCGAAAATGGGATTGATCATCGTATCATTTACGATTAAAGATGTGCGGGATAAAAACGGTTATTTGGATTCACTCGGTAAAGCGCGGATTGCCCAAGTAAAACGGGATGCAGACATCGCAACAGCAGAATCAGAAATGCAGACACGCATCAAACGGGCAGAAGCCGGAAAAGATGCACAGCGCGCTGAAATCGAACGTGCTACTGAAATCGCTGAAGCAGAAAAAGAGAATTTGCTGAAAGTGGCGGAATACAAGCGGGAGCAGGACAGCGCGAAAGCTCGGGCTGACCAGGCGTATGAGCTTGAAACCGCGCGCTCGAAACAGGAAGTCGTCGAACAGGAAATGCAAATCCGCATCATTGAACGCCAGAAGCAGATTGAGCTGGAAGAAAAAGAAATTCAGCGCCGCGAGCGCCAATATGATTCTGAAGTGAAGAAAAAAGCGGACGCCGACCGTTATGCGGTTGAACAAGCGGCGCAAGCGGAAAAATCGAAACAATTAACGGTTGCAGACGCACAGAAATACAGCGTCGAAGCAATGGCAAAAGCGGAAGCCGAAAAAGTGCGCCTGGATGGTTTGGCGAAAGCCGATTCTCTTCGCGCTCAGGGTGAATCAGAAGCGGATATTATCCGTATGAAAGGTTTGGCTGAGGCGGAAGCAAAACGCAAGATTGCGGAAGCATTTGAGATGTACGGAAAAGCTGCAACTCTTGACATGATTGTGAAGATGTTGCCGGAGTATGCGAAAGAAATTGCCAGCCCGCTTGCCAACATTGACAAAATCACCGTGGTGGACACGGGAGGCGGAGAAGGCGGCGGAGCCAACAAGGTCACTGCTTACGCCACGAATCTAATGTCATCCCTGCAGGAAACTTTGAAAGAATCGTCAGGGATTGATGTCCGTGAAATGCTGGAAAACCTAACGGGTAAAACAGATTATCCGCAAACGATTGAACAATTGCGCTACGAATTAGCTGAAAAAGAAAAGGAAATTAAACAACAGCAAGTTTGACAACCAGCTGGATGGCATAAAAGCTTAATCGCTTTTATGCCATTTTTATTTGAAGTAAAGCCGAATAAAAGAACGAATAGGCCGAAAATATAATAAATTAACAATAGAAGAGTGAAAACGGGTTTGCGGACTTTAGTTAAAATGATAGAATATTAATACGAGCTTATGGGGAAAAATTCATAAGGATTAATTATTCAAAGATTAAGGGGTGTTCAATGAATATACAATTCGGCCGCAGCCTGTATTTATCGGAAGAAGGCCTCTTTGGGCCTGAGACTCAGGAAATCAGTTCCATCGCCTATAACTCTGCTGATGTGATAGGCGGTTCGGCGTTCTTTTGTATAATCGGAGAAAACACGGATGGCCATTTGTTTATTGCTGAAGCAATTGATAAAGGTGCTGTCGCCATCATTGGATCCGATCTGCCGAAATTAAAAAACTATGCAGACAAATATCCAACAAAAACATTTGTGGCAGTGGAAGATTCACGCCAGGCTTTAGCACAAGTTTCCGGTCATTTTTCTGGAAGAGCCCAGGACCAACTGGTAAAAGTAGGGGTCACAGGGACGAACGGAAAAACGACGACGGCAACTTACGTTTATAATTTATTCAATTTACTCGGAATTTCCTGCGGCTTTCTAGGGACTACGGGAATTTATAATTCGGCTGGAAAATTGCCCTATAAAAAAAGCACACCAACTACACCTCTTTCATCTGATATCCATCAAATCTTTTCCCAATTGGTTTCTTTTGGCGACCGGGCTGCTGCCATGGAAGTGTCTTCGATTGCACTTGACCAAAAACGGGTGGAAGGCATTTTGTTCGATGTAGCCATCCATACCAATATTTCTGAGGAACATTTGGAATATCATCAAACTTTTGAGCATTATTTAGAATGTAAATTGCGTTTATTCAAACAGACGAAAAATGCAGTTATCAATTTGGATGACCAAGGCATGGCAAAAGAGATTTTAGCGGCAGTTGATTATCCCGCACTCACTTATAGCCAAAAGCCGGATTCAGGTGCAGGGTTGATTTGGACGGATGTCCAGGTCAGAGAAAGCGGCATGCAGTTTGATTTGCAGTACCTGGGGCAGACTTTTAAAGTGGAAGTGCCATTATTCGGAGAATATAACGCCGGAAATCTGACAGCTGCAATAGGTGCAGCATTGCTGTCTGGCAGCACAATGGAACAAATCATTTCGGTGCTGCCGCGAATGCCGCAAGTCGAAGGACGTTTCCAGCTGATTGAAGGCCCGGAAGACCGAAAAATCATTCTGGATTATGCCCATACGCCGGTGGCTTTGGATTTGGTGATGAGAGAAGTGAAGAAGCTGCCCCATAACCGTTTAATCGCTTTGATCGCCGGAATCGGCATCCGGGATTTTTCCAAGATGCCGAAAATGGCCAAAGCAGCTGAAGGAAAAGCGGATGTTCTCGTCGTGACTGTTGACCATCCCGGTTTCAATGATCCAAATGATGTGGTCAATGAAGTGTTAAAAGGGTTTACCGTTCCGTATAAACAGCAAGTATTGACAGCGCCTACCCGGCATGAAGCGGTAGTGGCGGCCCTGCAGGAAAGCGGCCCTAATGATATAGTTCTATTATCAAGCGGCTGCATCAACGGCGCCCAGAATATTCGGGGAGAGTTTGTCCCGCATTCGGATGAAGACATCATTGCCGGGTTTTTCCTGCAGCAAAATTAACGGCTTTTTCGTATGGAAAGGTCGCTTTTTTTCTGCGGCTTGTGTTTAATAGAAGAGAAGACTACATAAAGAAAAGCGAATTGGAGTGAATGGAATGCAATATCGTACTGAAAAAGACACGATGGGCGAAATTCAAGTAGAAGCGGACAAAATGTGGGCAGCGCAGACACAGCGCAGTCTTCAGAACTTTGCAATCGGAACTGAGCGCATGCCGCACGAAGTGGTTATGGCATTTGCCCAATTGAAAAAAGCTACAGCAAAAGCGAACCATAAGCTTGGAAAACTTTCTGAAGCGAAAATGAAAGCGATTGAAACAGCTGCCAATGAAGTGATCGAAGGCAAATGGAATGACCATTTCCCGTTAGTTGTATGGCAAACAGGAAGCGGTACACAGTCTAATATGAATATGAACGAAGTATTGGCGCGCCGTGGAAACGAAATTCTGGCTGAGCAGTCTTCTGAAGAAAAATTGCATCCGAATGATGATGTCAATATGTCTCAAAGTTCAAATGATACATATCCGACGGCTATGCATGTAGCGGGTGTTTTGGCAGTAACGGAAAACTTGGTTCCGGCTATTCAGAAATTGAAAGCGACGCTTGATGAAAAATCGAAAAAATTCGATGACATCATCAAAATTGGCCGTACGCATTTACAGGATGCGACTCCATTGACGCTTGGCCAGGAAATCAGCGGCTGGAGACATATGCTTGAGAAAAGCGAGCGCATGATCCGTGCGAGCGTTGAAGAAATGCGCGAATTGGCAATCGGCGGTACGGCAGTGGGGACAGGCATCAACGCTGACCCAACATTCGGACCATCAGTTGCCGAGTTTATCTCAGAAGCGGTCGGCACCACATTTACTTCTGCTGAGAACAAATTCCATGCACTGACAAGCCATGACGAAATGGTTTATACGCATGGTGCCATCAAAGCGCTTGCAGCTGACGCAATGAAAATTGCCAATGATGTACGCTGGCTGGCAAGTGGTCCGCGCAGCGGCATCGGTGAAATTACCATTCCTGAAAATGAGCCGGGCAGCTCGATCATGCCAGGGAAAGTCAACCCGACTCAAAGTGAAGCTTTGACAATGGTAGCTGTTCAAGTCATGGGCAATGACGCAGCAATCGGATTTGCAGCAAGCCAAGGAAACTTCGAATTGAACGTCTTCAAACCAGTGATCGCTTATAACTTCCTGCAATCGGTGCGTTTGTTGACAGACAGCTTAATCAGTTTTGATGACAACTGTGCAGTAGGAATTGAAGCGAACCTTGACGTTATCCAAAGCCATGTAAGCAATTCATTGATGCTGGTAACGTCATTGAACCCTCATATCGGCTATGAAAAAGCGGCAGCGATTGCCAAGCAAGCACATAAAGAAGGCACGACATTAAAAGAGTCTGCGGTTAAGAGCGGACATTTAACAGCTGAACAGTTCGACGAGTGGGTACGCCCGGAGAACATGGTCGGAAAATAATAAGATGGAAAGCAAGCAGCCGCGAATTCGCGGCTGCTTTTTTTTTAGCGTGTGTGATTGGGTGGGATTCTGTAGTGAATATGCTGCG is part of the Planococcus shenhongbingii genome and harbors:
- a CDS encoding SPFH domain-containing protein, which produces MTWIALGIAAFVVLAIIGVYITKYKTVGPDEALIVTGSYLGTKNVHTDDSGNRIKIIRGGGTFLLPIFQQAAPLSLLSSKLEVTTPEVYTEQGVPVMADGTAIIKIGGSISEIATAAEQFLGKSKEDRENEAKEVLEGHLRSILGSMTVEEIYKNRDKFSQEVQRVASHDLAKMGLIIVSFTIKDVRDKNGYLDSLGKARIAQVKRDADIATAESEMQTRIKRAEAGKDAQRAEIERATEIAEAEKENLLKVAEYKREQDSAKARADQAYELETARSKQEVVEQEMQIRIIERQKQIELEEKEIQRRERQYDSEVKKKADADRYAVEQAAQAEKSKQLTVADAQKYSVEAMAKAEAEKVRLDGLAKADSLRAQGESEADIIRMKGLAEAEAKRKIAEAFEMYGKAATLDMIVKMLPEYAKEIASPLANIDKITVVDTGGGEGGGANKVTAYATNLMSSLQETLKESSGIDVREMLENLTGKTDYPQTIEQLRYELAEKEKEIKQQQV
- a CDS encoding UDP-N-acetylmuramoyl-L-alanyl-D-glutamate--2,6-diaminopimelate ligase produces the protein MNIQFGRSLYLSEEGLFGPETQEISSIAYNSADVIGGSAFFCIIGENTDGHLFIAEAIDKGAVAIIGSDLPKLKNYADKYPTKTFVAVEDSRQALAQVSGHFSGRAQDQLVKVGVTGTNGKTTTATYVYNLFNLLGISCGFLGTTGIYNSAGKLPYKKSTPTTPLSSDIHQIFSQLVSFGDRAAAMEVSSIALDQKRVEGILFDVAIHTNISEEHLEYHQTFEHYLECKLRLFKQTKNAVINLDDQGMAKEILAAVDYPALTYSQKPDSGAGLIWTDVQVRESGMQFDLQYLGQTFKVEVPLFGEYNAGNLTAAIGAALLSGSTMEQIISVLPRMPQVEGRFQLIEGPEDRKIILDYAHTPVALDLVMREVKKLPHNRLIALIAGIGIRDFSKMPKMAKAAEGKADVLVVTVDHPGFNDPNDVVNEVLKGFTVPYKQQVLTAPTRHEAVVAALQESGPNDIVLLSSGCINGAQNIRGEFVPHSDEDIIAGFFLQQN
- the fumC gene encoding class II fumarate hydratase, whose product is MQYRTEKDTMGEIQVEADKMWAAQTQRSLQNFAIGTERMPHEVVMAFAQLKKATAKANHKLGKLSEAKMKAIETAANEVIEGKWNDHFPLVVWQTGSGTQSNMNMNEVLARRGNEILAEQSSEEKLHPNDDVNMSQSSNDTYPTAMHVAGVLAVTENLVPAIQKLKATLDEKSKKFDDIIKIGRTHLQDATPLTLGQEISGWRHMLEKSERMIRASVEEMRELAIGGTAVGTGINADPTFGPSVAEFISEAVGTTFTSAENKFHALTSHDEMVYTHGAIKALAADAMKIANDVRWLASGPRSGIGEITIPENEPGSSIMPGKVNPTQSEALTMVAVQVMGNDAAIGFAASQGNFELNVFKPVIAYNFLQSVRLLTDSLISFDDNCAVGIEANLDVIQSHVSNSLMLVTSLNPHIGYEKAAAIAKQAHKEGTTLKESAVKSGHLTAEQFDEWVRPENMVGK